A single window of Acetohalobium arabaticum DSM 5501 DNA harbors:
- the rsmA gene encoding 16S rRNA (adenine(1518)-N(6)/adenine(1519)-N(6))-dimethyltransferase RsmA, whose product MEKRIANPSTTREILEENGIQLKKSLGQNFLVDRNIIDKIIVSADLTSYDHVIEIGPGIGSLTQRLAEGAKAVWAIELDERFIKILEENLSNYNNVNFIQADALEYDFEQLLTKLSGESIKVVANLPYYITTPIIMRLLEEKLPFERVVVMVQKEVAERIVATPEDGKKYGSLSLAVRYYSQPEITGTVPRTVFMPQPKVDSAIVKMEIRDKPPVEVKDEELLFKVIQAAFQQRRKTIRNSLSKAANLDLKRDLVDQALDKVDIESRRRGEKLDLERFTALSNSIFDLLS is encoded by the coding sequence ATGGAAAAGAGAATAGCAAATCCCAGTACAACTAGAGAAATTTTAGAGGAGAATGGTATTCAGCTCAAAAAGAGCCTCGGTCAAAACTTTTTAGTTGATCGGAATATCATTGATAAGATTATTGTCAGTGCTGATTTAACTTCATATGATCATGTGATCGAGATCGGTCCTGGAATCGGTTCTTTAACCCAACGGTTGGCTGAAGGGGCTAAAGCAGTCTGGGCTATCGAACTTGATGAAAGATTTATTAAAATTTTAGAAGAGAATTTAAGTAACTATAATAATGTTAATTTTATTCAGGCTGATGCTTTGGAATATGATTTTGAACAGTTATTAACTAAATTAAGCGGAGAATCTATCAAGGTAGTAGCAAATCTACCATATTATATTACAACTCCAATTATTATGCGTCTATTAGAAGAAAAGTTACCATTTGAACGAGTAGTAGTGATGGTTCAAAAAGAGGTAGCTGAGCGGATAGTAGCTACTCCAGAAGATGGTAAGAAGTATGGTTCACTTTCTTTAGCAGTTAGGTATTATTCTCAGCCGGAGATTACAGGAACAGTTCCTAGGACTGTCTTTATGCCGCAGCCAAAAGTAGATTCAGCAATAGTAAAGATGGAGATTAGAGATAAACCGCCGGTTGAAGTTAAGGATGAAGAATTATTATTTAAAGTAATTCAGGCTGCTTTTCAGCAGCGCCGGAAAACGATCAGAAACTCTTTGAGCAAAGCTGCTAATTTAGATTTAAAACGAGATTTAGTTGATCAGGCTTTAGACAAGGTAGATATAGAATCAAGAAGGCGGGGAGAAAAACTGGATTTAGAGAGGTTTACTGCTTTGAGTAATAGTATTTTTGATCTGTTAAGTTAG
- a CDS encoding Veg family protein, with amino-acid sequence MGDNILEQIKSDLESFVGKEVSLKANQGRRKIIKKEGVLEETYSNVFVVKVEEDRAPRKVSYSYADILTETVEVQIKNNNTKIGCVSV; translated from the coding sequence ATGGGGGATAATATTCTAGAACAGATCAAGAGTGATTTGGAGTCCTTTGTAGGAAAAGAGGTTAGTCTGAAAGCCAATCAGGGCAGACGTAAGATAATTAAAAAGGAAGGCGTTCTCGAGGAGACTTATTCTAATGTCTTTGTAGTTAAAGTTGAAGAAGATAGAGCACCCCGTAAAGTATCTTATAGTTATGCTGATATCCTAACAGAAACTGTAGAAGTTCAAATAAAGAATAATAATACAAAGATCGGTTGTGTCAGTGTTTAA
- a CDS encoding IclR family transcriptional regulator — MAKKKVVQSVDRSLIILEALADKGKPMALSNLAEEIDLNISTVHRLLNTLRLRGFIEQEEDSGKYYLGLKTFEIGNAAKKNINLISIAKPYMQDLVDQCNETTNLAILDEGEVVYIEQVASTNMVKMFAQIGSRGPAYCTGTGKALLAYEDPDQWSELFAKMDFGKFTDNTKVDSEVLRAELKEIRQQGYAIDRGEMEEGVRCVAAPIKNHEGEVIAAVSVSGPSIRLTEKYIEEEVIETVVEIAGQISARLGYRI; from the coding sequence ATGGCTAAAAAGAAGGTAGTTCAATCAGTGGATAGATCCTTGATTATTTTAGAAGCACTAGCAGATAAAGGAAAACCTATGGCTTTAAGTAATTTAGCTGAGGAGATAGATTTAAATATTAGTACTGTCCATAGACTTCTTAATACATTGCGGTTACGCGGTTTTATAGAACAGGAAGAGGATAGCGGAAAGTATTATTTAGGACTTAAGACCTTCGAAATTGGCAATGCAGCTAAAAAGAATATTAATTTAATAAGTATTGCTAAACCATATATGCAGGATTTAGTAGATCAATGTAATGAGACTACTAATTTAGCTATTCTGGATGAGGGAGAAGTTGTCTATATTGAGCAGGTGGCTTCTACTAATATGGTTAAAATGTTTGCTCAAATAGGAAGTAGAGGACCGGCTTATTGTACCGGAACAGGAAAGGCTTTATTGGCTTATGAGGATCCTGACCAGTGGTCTGAATTGTTTGCTAAAATGGATTTTGGTAAATTTACTGATAATACTAAGGTAGATTCTGAAGTGTTAAGAGCGGAATTAAAGGAGATTAGACAACAGGGATATGCTATAGATCGGGGTGAGATGGAAGAAGGAGTTCGCTGTGTAGCTGCACCGATTAAGAATCATGAGGGAGAAGTTATAGCTGCTGTTAGTGTTTCAGGTCCCAGTATTCGATTGACTGAGAAGTATATTGAAGAAGAAGTAATTGAAACGGTAGTGGAGATAGCTGGGCAGATTTCTGCTCGTTTAGGATATAGGATATAA
- the gdhA gene encoding NADP-specific glutamate dehydrogenase, with amino-acid sequence MSEYIAEVMDQVKERNPDEPEFHQAVKEVLESLEPVFEKDPKYKEAGILERIVEPERQIIFRVPWVDDEGNVQVNRGFRVEFNSALGPYKGGLRFHPTVNVGLIKFLGFEQIFKNALTGRPIGGGKGGSDFNPKGKSDGEIMRFCQSFMTELYRHIGPDTDVPAGDIGVGGREIGYLFGQYKKIVNAFEAGVLTGKGLDWGGSLVRTEATGYGLTYMAEEMLKDQNDSLEGKRVVISGSGNVAIYATEKVQELGGKVVALSDSDGYVYDPEGIDLEAVKQIKEVERGRIKEYAEGRSEVEFCPESFDIWDVECDVALPCATQNELDGESAQTLVDNGVMLVGEGANMPSTPEAIKIFKENDVLFAPGKAANAGGVATSAIEMTQNSMRESWSFDRVDETLNDIMVDIYDVSQEKAAEYGKEGDLIAGANIAGFLKVADAMLDQGVV; translated from the coding sequence ATGAGTGAATATATAGCAGAAGTAATGGATCAAGTAAAAGAAAGAAATCCTGATGAACCAGAATTTCATCAGGCTGTAAAGGAAGTTTTAGAATCTTTAGAACCGGTTTTTGAAAAGGATCCGAAATATAAAGAAGCAGGTATTTTAGAAAGAATTGTTGAACCAGAGCGTCAAATTATCTTTAGAGTGCCTTGGGTAGACGATGAAGGTAATGTTCAGGTTAATCGAGGCTTTAGAGTGGAGTTTAATAGTGCCCTTGGGCCTTATAAGGGAGGATTGAGATTTCATCCAACTGTTAATGTAGGACTCATTAAGTTCTTAGGCTTCGAACAGATCTTTAAGAATGCCCTAACTGGTCGTCCTATCGGCGGCGGTAAAGGCGGTAGTGACTTTAACCCTAAAGGAAAGTCCGATGGAGAGATTATGAGATTCTGTCAAAGCTTTATGACTGAATTATACCGTCATATTGGACCGGATACAGATGTGCCTGCTGGAGATATCGGTGTTGGTGGTCGAGAGATAGGTTATCTATTTGGACAGTATAAAAAGATAGTTAATGCTTTTGAAGCGGGAGTCTTAACTGGTAAAGGTCTAGACTGGGGCGGAAGCTTAGTAAGAACTGAAGCTACTGGTTATGGATTAACATATATGGCTGAAGAGATGCTTAAGGATCAGAATGATTCTCTAGAAGGTAAGAGAGTTGTTATTTCTGGTTCTGGTAATGTTGCCATCTATGCTACGGAAAAGGTACAGGAACTGGGTGGAAAAGTTGTTGCTCTCAGTGATTCCGATGGCTATGTTTATGATCCAGAAGGAATTGACCTTGAAGCAGTAAAACAGATTAAAGAGGTAGAGAGAGGAAGAATTAAAGAATATGCTGAAGGCCGTTCAGAAGTTGAGTTCTGTCCGGAAAGCTTTGATATCTGGGATGTAGAATGTGATGTTGCACTACCGTGTGCTACACAGAATGAACTTGATGGTGAATCTGCTCAGACTTTAGTCGATAATGGCGTTATGTTAGTAGGAGAAGGAGCTAATATGCCATCGACTCCAGAAGCAATCAAGATCTTTAAAGAGAATGATGTTCTCTTTGCACCAGGTAAAGCAGCTAATGCTGGTGGAGTTGCTACTTCAGCTATTGAGATGACTCAAAATAGCATGCGTGAGTCATGGTCTTTTGATAGAGTAGATGAAACTCTAAATGATATCATGGTTGATATCTATGATGTCTCTCAAGAAAAAGCAGCAGAATATGGAAAAGAAGGCGACTTGATTGCTGGTGCTAATATTGCCGGTTTCTTAAAGGTTGCCGATGCAATGTTAGATCAGGGTGTTGTGTAA
- a CDS encoding sulfide/dihydroorotate dehydrogenase-like FAD/NAD-binding protein yields MFEIIEKKALASEIVSLIVEAPLIAAKAEPGHFVVVRVSETGERIPLTIADYNRDRETIELIIQAVGYSTIQLSKLEEGDQLLDVLGPLGEPVEIEKLGRVVCVAGGIGVAPIYPKAKELKEAGNEIISIIGAQTEEKLIMQDRMESISEELYLATDDGSIGHEGFVTEVLESVLEENEVDEVIAIGPVVMMKAACEVTADYGIDTVVSLNPIMVDGTGMCGGCRVTVGGENRFACVDGPAFDGHKVDFVELMRRQDHYHPQEEKAMHRCKLEEEVGRDG; encoded by the coding sequence ATGTTTGAGATTATAGAAAAGAAGGCTTTAGCGTCAGAGATTGTTTCTCTTATTGTTGAAGCACCTCTGATTGCTGCAAAGGCTGAGCCGGGGCATTTTGTAGTTGTCCGTGTTTCTGAAACAGGTGAGAGAATTCCCTTGACTATTGCGGATTATAATCGGGATAGAGAAACTATTGAGCTGATTATTCAGGCAGTAGGATACTCAACAATTCAGCTATCAAAGCTTGAAGAAGGCGACCAGCTGCTTGATGTTTTAGGACCATTGGGTGAACCAGTGGAGATTGAAAAGCTTGGAAGAGTAGTCTGTGTTGCTGGAGGAATAGGTGTAGCGCCGATCTATCCTAAGGCTAAAGAGTTAAAGGAAGCTGGTAATGAGATTATAAGTATTATCGGAGCTCAGACAGAAGAGAAGCTGATTATGCAGGATAGAATGGAGTCTATTTCTGAAGAACTCTATTTAGCTACTGATGATGGCTCAATAGGACATGAAGGCTTTGTAACAGAGGTATTGGAATCAGTGTTAGAAGAGAATGAAGTAGATGAGGTAATTGCTATTGGTCCAGTGGTGATGATGAAAGCAGCCTGTGAAGTAACGGCAGATTATGGTATAGATACTGTAGTTAGCTTGAATCCGATTATGGTTGATGGTACTGGTATGTGTGGAGGCTGTCGAGTGACTGTTGGTGGCGAAAACCGCTTTGCCTGTGTTGATGGACCGGCTTTTGATGGACATAAGGTAGACTTTGTTGAATTAATGAGGCGCCAGGACCATTACCATCCTCAGGAAGAGAAAGCTATGCACCGCTGTAAGTTAGAAGAGGAGGTGGGCAGAGATGGCTAA
- the gltA gene encoding NADPH-dependent glutamate synthase, whose product MANRQKMKKQQPEKRINNFQEVACGYTKEEAVKEAERCLQCKDSPCVDGCPVEVPIPDFIEEITNENFDQAAELVKEKNALPAICGRVCPQAEQCEAECILGKKGQPVAIGALERFVGDYELKQDREIEAKTDKDIKTAVVGSGPAGLTAAADMAKLGYQVTVFEALSDPGGVLRYGIPEFRLPKSIVDEEVQEIENLGVEVRPNTLIGSTLTFDDLQEEGYEAVFVSTGAGLPYFLGIPGENLNGVYSANEFLTRVNLMNAYRFPEYQTPIEVGDHVAVVGAGNVAMDSARTALRLGAEEVSIVYRRSRNEMPAREEEIEHAEEEGIDFKLLRNPVKILGNEEDWVAELECVEMELGEPDSSGRPRPIPIEDSNFTIPVETVVIAIGQGPNPLLSKKELNLETTEWNSIVVDDDTYQTSIPGVFAGGDVIGGSATVIAAMGDGRKAAREIDKYLQQK is encoded by the coding sequence ATGGCTAATAGACAGAAGATGAAGAAGCAGCAGCCTGAAAAGAGAATTAATAACTTCCAGGAAGTAGCCTGTGGCTATACTAAAGAGGAAGCAGTAAAGGAAGCAGAACGCTGTCTTCAGTGTAAAGATTCGCCCTGTGTTGACGGCTGTCCAGTAGAAGTTCCGATTCCTGACTTTATTGAGGAGATTACTAATGAAAACTTTGATCAGGCAGCTGAACTGGTCAAAGAGAAGAATGCTCTGCCGGCTATCTGTGGAAGGGTCTGTCCACAGGCGGAACAGTGTGAAGCAGAGTGCATTCTAGGTAAGAAAGGTCAGCCAGTTGCTATCGGTGCCTTAGAGAGATTTGTTGGTGATTATGAATTAAAACAGGATAGAGAAATTGAAGCTAAAACTGATAAAGATATCAAAACAGCAGTTGTTGGTTCTGGACCAGCCGGTTTGACAGCAGCGGCTGATATGGCAAAGCTTGGCTATCAAGTAACAGTTTTTGAAGCTTTATCAGATCCAGGCGGTGTTCTTCGATATGGTATTCCGGAGTTTAGACTGCCTAAATCAATTGTAGATGAAGAAGTACAGGAGATAGAAAATTTAGGAGTAGAGGTAAGACCTAATACTTTGATTGGTTCTACTCTTACCTTTGATGATCTACAAGAAGAGGGTTATGAAGCAGTCTTTGTCAGTACTGGGGCCGGTCTGCCTTACTTTTTAGGAATTCCTGGTGAGAACTTAAATGGAGTCTACTCAGCCAATGAATTCTTAACACGAGTTAATTTGATGAATGCTTATAGATTTCCTGAGTACCAGACACCAATAGAAGTAGGAGATCATGTGGCTGTCGTAGGTGCTGGAAATGTAGCTATGGATTCAGCCAGAACAGCACTGCGGTTGGGAGCTGAGGAAGTTTCAATAGTTTACCGCCGTTCTAGAAATGAAATGCCGGCTAGAGAAGAAGAGATTGAACATGCTGAAGAAGAGGGAATAGATTTTAAGTTACTACGGAATCCGGTTAAGATTCTCGGTAATGAAGAGGACTGGGTAGCAGAGTTAGAATGTGTTGAGATGGAATTAGGTGAACCAGACAGCAGCGGACGGCCGCGGCCGATTCCAATTGAAGATTCTAACTTTACTATTCCTGTAGAGACAGTAGTTATTGCAATTGGGCAGGGTCCTAATCCATTGTTATCTAAAAAAGAATTAAATTTAGAGACTACTGAATGGAATAGCATAGTCGTAGATGATGATACGTATCAGACATCAATTCCTGGTGTCTTTGCTGGTGGTGATGTAATCGGCGGTTCAGCAACAGTAATTGCCGCTATGGGTGATGGACGAAAGGCTGCTCGAGAGATTGATAAGTATTTACAGCAGAAATAA
- a CDS encoding FeoA family protein produces the protein MNYMTLHQLKQGASGKVIDFNGGCGLVNKLNSMGIREGKEITKISNSFIGGPVTVQLDNAKIAIGNGMAEKIIIEENN, from the coding sequence ATGAATTATATGACACTACATCAATTAAAACAGGGAGCAAGCGGTAAAGTAATTGATTTTAACGGCGGCTGTGGATTAGTTAATAAATTAAATTCTATGGGAATTCGGGAGGGAAAAGAGATAACTAAAATAAGTAATTCTTTTATTGGAGGACCTGTAACTGTTCAATTGGATAATGCTAAAATCGCAATTGGTAATGGAATGGCAGAAAAGATTATCATCGAGGAGAATAATTAA